A genomic region of Pseudomonas abietaniphila contains the following coding sequences:
- a CDS encoding hydroxymethylpyrimidine/phosphomethylpyrimidine kinase: protein MNIYSSRPVVLCLSGHDPSGGAGLQADIEALLAQGCHAAPAVTALTVQDTVNVTDFRVLDREWVMAQANAVLNDSTVAAVKLGMLGSLEMVDTVVELLEAHPHLPLVCDPVLRAGGGGRLGKDEVGYAMRERLLPLATIATPNLPESRILAELPNGTADECAEKLLPFCEHLLITGGHGDEHEVHNRLYLRNGQSRTFTCQRLPGSYHGSGCTLASALAGRLALGQDVISAVQTALDYTWRTLRDAEQLGKGQFVPRRLPLDFCS, encoded by the coding sequence ATGAATATCTATAGCTCCCGCCCCGTTGTCCTCTGTCTCTCCGGCCACGACCCCAGTGGCGGCGCCGGCTTGCAGGCAGATATCGAAGCCCTGCTCGCGCAGGGTTGCCACGCCGCTCCTGCGGTCACTGCACTGACCGTGCAAGACACCGTGAATGTCACTGACTTCCGGGTCCTCGACCGCGAATGGGTGATGGCTCAAGCCAATGCCGTGCTCAACGATTCGACGGTCGCAGCCGTGAAGCTGGGGATGCTCGGCTCACTGGAGATGGTGGACACCGTGGTCGAGCTGCTTGAGGCCCACCCGCATCTTCCGCTGGTGTGCGATCCGGTGTTGCGCGCTGGTGGTGGCGGACGACTGGGCAAGGATGAGGTCGGCTATGCGATGCGCGAGCGCTTGCTGCCGCTGGCCACCATTGCCACGCCGAATCTCCCTGAATCGCGCATCCTCGCCGAGCTGCCCAATGGCACGGCCGACGAATGCGCAGAAAAGCTGCTGCCCTTCTGTGAGCATTTGCTGATCACGGGCGGCCATGGCGACGAGCACGAGGTGCATAACCGTCTTTACCTGCGCAATGGCCAGTCGCGGACATTTACCTGTCAGCGCCTGCCAGGCAGCTATCACGGTTCAGGTTGCACACTGGCCAGCGCCCTGGCCGGACGTCTGGCGCTGGGTCAGGACGTGATCAGCGCCGTGCAAACCGCGCTGGACTACACTTGGCGCACGTTGCGCGACGCGGAACAACTGGGCAAAGGCCAGTTCGTCCCTCGCCGTCTGCCGCTGGATTTTTGCTCGTAA
- the thiE gene encoding thiamine phosphate synthase, whose translation MKLRGLYAVTDSQLLAGKFLSYVEAALEGGVTLLQYRDKSGDETKRLREASALLKLCERYKTRLIINDDAEVAARLGVGVHLGQTDGSLPDARALLGHKAIVGATCHAQLELADKAKADGATYVAFGRFFNSTTKPGAPACSLDMLDQARKRIHLPIAVIGGITLENAAPLVAHGADLLAVVHGLFGADSTQEVTRRARAFNDLFKSA comes from the coding sequence ATGAAACTACGTGGCTTGTATGCCGTGACCGACAGTCAGCTGTTGGCCGGCAAATTCCTGTCTTATGTCGAAGCCGCCCTCGAGGGCGGTGTGACCCTGCTGCAATACCGCGACAAATCCGGCGACGAAACCAAACGCCTGCGCGAAGCCTCGGCGCTGCTCAAACTGTGCGAACGCTACAAGACCCGCCTGATCATCAACGATGACGCCGAAGTCGCCGCGCGCCTCGGCGTGGGCGTGCACCTGGGCCAGACCGATGGCTCGTTGCCGGACGCCCGGGCGTTGCTCGGCCACAAGGCCATCGTCGGCGCCACCTGCCATGCGCAACTGGAGCTCGCCGACAAAGCCAAAGCCGATGGCGCGACCTATGTCGCGTTCGGTCGCTTTTTCAACTCCACTACCAAGCCTGGCGCGCCGGCCTGCAGCCTCGACATGCTTGACCAGGCGCGCAAACGCATCCATCTGCCGATTGCCGTCATCGGCGGCATCACCCTGGAAAACGCCGCGCCGCTGGTGGCCCACGGTGCCGACCTGTTGGCCGTGGTGCATGGCCTGTTCGGCGCTGACAGCACCCAGGAAGTGACACGCCGCGCGCGCGCTTTCAACGATTTGTTCAAGTCGGCCTGA
- the hemL gene encoding glutamate-1-semialdehyde 2,1-aminomutase — MSRSETLFANAQKHIPGGVNSPVRAFKSVGGTPLFFKHAAGAYVTDEDDKRYVDYVGSWGPMILGHSHPDVLDAVRKQLEHGLSYGAPTAMETEMADLVCSIVPSMEMVRMVSSGTEATMSAIRLARGYTGRDSIIKFEGCYHGHSDSLLVKAGSGALTQGVPSSAGVPAAFAKHTLTLPFNDIDAVKAMLAEVGQEVACIIVEPVAGNMNCVPPAPGFLQGLREECDKYGVVLIFDEVMTGFRVALGGAQAYYGVTPDLSTFGKIIGGGMPVGCFGGKREIMSHIAPLGPVYQAGTLSGNPLAMAAGLTTLRLISRPGFHDELSAYTTRMLEGLQQRADAAGIPFVTTQAGGMFGLYFTDAKAIVTFQDVMSSDADRFKRFFHAMLEGGVYLAPSAFEAGFTSIAHGEAELQLTLDAAEKAFAKLK, encoded by the coding sequence ATGTCCCGTTCTGAAACCTTGTTTGCCAACGCCCAGAAACACATCCCCGGTGGCGTCAACTCGCCGGTTCGCGCCTTCAAAAGCGTCGGTGGCACCCCGCTGTTTTTCAAACATGCCGCTGGCGCCTACGTCACCGACGAAGACGACAAGCGTTATGTGGATTACGTCGGCTCGTGGGGCCCGATGATCCTGGGTCACAGCCACCCGGATGTGCTGGACGCCGTGCGCAAGCAACTGGAGCACGGCCTCTCCTATGGCGCGCCAACCGCGATGGAAACCGAAATGGCCGATCTGGTCTGCTCGATCGTGCCGTCGATGGAAATGGTGCGCATGGTCAGCTCCGGCACCGAAGCGACCATGAGCGCGATTCGACTGGCGCGCGGCTACACCGGCCGTGACAGCATCATCAAATTCGAAGGCTGCTACCACGGCCACTCCGACAGCCTGCTGGTCAAAGCCGGCTCCGGCGCCCTGACTCAGGGCGTGCCGAGCTCTGCTGGCGTGCCAGCGGCGTTCGCCAAACACACGCTGACCCTGCCGTTCAACGACATCGACGCGGTCAAGGCGATGCTCGCGGAAGTCGGCCAGGAAGTGGCGTGCATCATCGTCGAGCCTGTCGCGGGCAACATGAACTGCGTGCCGCCTGCGCCCGGCTTCCTGCAAGGCCTGCGTGAAGAATGCGACAAGTACGGCGTGGTGCTGATTTTCGACGAAGTGATGACCGGCTTCCGCGTTGCCCTCGGTGGCGCTCAGGCGTACTACGGCGTCACCCCTGACCTGAGCACCTTCGGCAAGATCATCGGTGGCGGCATGCCGGTCGGTTGCTTTGGCGGCAAACGCGAAATCATGTCGCACATCGCGCCGCTCGGCCCGGTCTATCAGGCCGGCACGCTGTCGGGTAACCCGTTGGCGATGGCGGCCGGTCTGACCACCCTGCGCCTGATCAGCCGTCCTGGTTTCCATGACGAGTTAAGCGCCTACACCACGCGCATGCTCGAAGGCTTGCAGCAGCGTGCGGACGCGGCGGGGATCCCGTTCGTAACCACGCAGGCTGGCGGTATGTTCGGCCTGTATTTCACCGACGCCAAGGCAATCGTCACCTTCCAGGACGTGATGAGCAGCGACGCCGACCGCTTCAAGCGCTTCTTCCACGCGATGCTCGAAGGCGGCGTGTACCTGGCGCCGAGTGCGTTCGAAGCTGGCTTCACCTCGATCGCCCATGGCGAAGCAGAGTTGCAGTTGACGCTGGATGCCGCCGAGAAGGCGTTTGCGAAGCTGAAGTAA
- a CDS encoding tetratricopeptide repeat protein has protein sequence MNRTGRTLALGCLLLLHPLLANAGGNSLLIPAVGRCTLNTQPDNLPAALSACQQAAQGGDAQAQYELGQFYYDGKSTPRDLTQALNYFEQASLQGHAQAQYQLGLMFFRGEGVQANNIQAYIVLKMAAVNGSEDALDQADEVSEQMKKEDLEVATQVLGQIFRKYLLELQTAEGRTPFAPFPDSNKP, from the coding sequence ATGAACCGCACCGGCCGCACCCTTGCATTGGGCTGCCTGTTGCTTCTTCATCCCCTGCTGGCGAACGCAGGTGGCAACTCGTTGTTAATCCCAGCGGTGGGTCGTTGCACCCTCAATACCCAGCCAGACAACCTGCCCGCAGCGTTGTCGGCCTGCCAGCAGGCGGCACAAGGCGGGGATGCGCAGGCGCAATACGAGTTGGGACAGTTCTATTACGACGGCAAAAGTACGCCGCGTGATCTCACTCAAGCGCTCAACTATTTCGAACAGGCTTCGTTACAGGGTCATGCACAGGCGCAGTATCAACTGGGTCTGATGTTTTTCCGTGGCGAGGGCGTCCAGGCCAATAATATTCAGGCTTACATCGTGCTGAAGATGGCGGCGGTCAACGGTTCGGAAGATGCGCTGGATCAGGCCGACGAAGTGTCGGAGCAGATGAAGAAGGAAGATCTGGAAGTGGCGACCCAAGTATTGGGACAGATCTTCCGCAAGTATCTGCTCGAACTGCAAACGGCTGAAGGGCGTACGCCGTTTGCGCCTTTTCCTGATAGCAACAAGCCCTGA
- a CDS encoding DUF1820 family protein: MTKREAPIYKVIFLNQGQVYEMYAKQIYQSDLWGFLEVEEFVFGERTTVVVDPSEEKLKAQFDGVVRSFVPMHSIVRIDEVERMGTAKISEARQTGNVMPFPMPMPDK, encoded by the coding sequence ATGACCAAACGCGAAGCTCCAATCTACAAGGTGATTTTTCTCAACCAGGGACAGGTGTACGAAATGTACGCCAAGCAGATCTATCAGAGTGATCTGTGGGGCTTCCTGGAGGTCGAGGAGTTCGTCTTTGGTGAGCGTACGACGGTGGTGGTGGACCCTAGCGAAGAGAAGTTGAAGGCGCAGTTCGACGGTGTGGTGCGCAGTTTCGTGCCGATGCATTCGATCGTGCGCATCGATGAGGTCGAGCGGATGGGGACGGCGAAGATCAGCGAGGCGCGTCAGACCGGGAATGTGATGCCGTTTCCGATGCCGATGCCTGATAAGTAG
- the miaB gene encoding tRNA (N6-isopentenyl adenosine(37)-C2)-methylthiotransferase MiaB yields the protein MAKKLYIETHGCQMNEYDSSRMVDLLGEHQALEVTARAEDADVILLNTCSIRERAQDRVYSQLGRWRELKLANPEMVIAVGGCVASQEGAAIRDRAPYVDVVFGPQTLHRLPDMIDAARATRLPQVDVSFPEIEKFDHLPEPRVDGPSAYVSVMEGCSKYCTFCVVPYTRGEEVSRPFDDVITEVFHLAENGVREVTLLGQNVNGYRGTTHDGRVADLAELIRVVAAIDGIDRIRYTTSHPLEFSDSLIQAHAEVPELVKHLHLPVQSGSDRILAAMKRNHTVLEYKSRLRKLRAAVPDICISSDFIVGFPGETEKDHQQTMKLVEDVGMDFSFSFVYSARPGTPAADLADDTPEEVKKERLKQLQDLINRQGFEISRKMAGTVQRILVTDYSKKDPGELQGRTENNRIVNFRCDNPKLIGQFADVYIDSAQPHSLRGSLLQ from the coding sequence ATGGCCAAGAAGCTTTACATCGAAACCCACGGTTGCCAGATGAACGAGTACGACAGCTCGCGCATGGTCGACCTGCTGGGCGAACATCAAGCACTGGAAGTCACCGCTCGCGCGGAAGATGCCGACGTCATCCTGCTTAACACCTGCTCCATCCGTGAGCGGGCGCAGGACCGCGTCTACTCCCAGCTTGGCCGCTGGCGCGAACTGAAACTGGCCAATCCTGAGATGGTGATTGCCGTCGGTGGTTGCGTCGCCAGTCAGGAAGGCGCGGCGATTCGTGATCGCGCGCCTTACGTGGACGTGGTCTTTGGCCCGCAGACGCTGCACCGCCTGCCGGACATGATCGACGCCGCACGCGCCACCCGCCTGCCTCAGGTCGACGTGTCTTTCCCGGAAATCGAGAAGTTCGACCATTTGCCCGAGCCGCGCGTCGATGGCCCGAGTGCTTATGTGTCGGTCATGGAGGGTTGCAGCAAGTACTGCACGTTCTGCGTGGTGCCCTACACCCGCGGCGAAGAAGTCAGCCGCCCGTTCGATGACGTTATCACCGAGGTTTTCCATCTGGCGGAAAACGGCGTGCGCGAAGTGACGCTGCTTGGCCAGAACGTCAACGGTTATCGCGGCACGACCCATGACGGTCGCGTTGCGGACCTGGCTGAACTGATTCGCGTGGTGGCGGCCATCGACGGCATCGACCGTATCCGCTACACCACCTCGCACCCGCTGGAGTTCTCGGACAGCCTGATCCAGGCCCACGCCGAAGTCCCCGAACTGGTCAAACACCTGCACTTGCCGGTGCAGTCGGGCTCGGACCGTATTCTGGCGGCGATGAAACGCAACCACACGGTGCTTGAGTACAAATCTCGCCTGCGCAAACTGCGCGCGGCGGTGCCCGACATCTGCATCAGCTCGGACTTCATCGTCGGCTTCCCTGGCGAAACCGAGAAGGACCACCAGCAGACCATGAAGCTGGTCGAAGACGTCGGCATGGACTTCTCGTTTTCCTTTGTTTACAGCGCCCGACCAGGCACGCCTGCCGCGGACCTCGCCGATGACACCCCGGAAGAGGTGAAGAAAGAGCGACTGAAGCAACTGCAGGACCTGATCAACCGCCAGGGCTTCGAAATCAGCCGCAAGATGGCGGGGACCGTGCAGCGCATCCTGGTGACCGACTACTCGAAGAAAGACCCGGGCGAGCTGCAAGGCCGTACCGAGAACAACCGCATCGTCAACTTCCGCTGCGACAACCCGAAGCTGATCGGTCAGTTCGCCGACGTCTACATCGACAGCGCGCAACCGCATTCGCTGCGCGGGTCGTTGTTGCAGTAA